Sequence from the Montipora foliosa isolate CH-2021 chromosome 12, ASM3666993v2, whole genome shotgun sequence genome:
CGAACGGATGGCAACCGGTTCACCTCTACCGCCGCGCCTCTCTTCGAGCACCCAAAACGCTTCGGGGACGTTACACCCTATCAGCACTCTTACTTCCTTGCCGTCGATCTCTGGGAGTTCGATGCCGTTAAGGTGCGGCCATTTAGTGACATCATGATCTCTTGGAATACTACACTCAGATATGTTTAGGCGATCGACGGTCCACGCCCTAGGTACTTCAAGGCTGGAATCTCCGTTGATTGAGCCAACGATTAGCTTAACTTCTAGGCCAGATCTCTCGCTGTTCTTGCTTTCTTGGGTTGTTAACATGAAACTTCGTGGTTGCCCTGTGATCCCCAATTCATCAACCAACTTCCTGTCACAAAGGGTCACCTCAGAGCCGTTATCTAACAGGGCGTACGTTTCTACCACTTTACCGGGCTGATTACCACGTACCCTAACAGGAACAATTCTTAGACGGACTTTATCAGCTATATGGCCAGTACCATTCTGACCATTCACGCCGGCCCCAATGACATGACTCTGGCTGGACAATTGTGTTACAACACCAGAGGTGGAACTTTCACTATGGCCGAGCTCCTGATCGGCACGGCGACTATCTTGTGTCCCGTGACCAACTGGAAGAGGCTGAACTGGTGGATGGAGAACGGTCATATGCTTCTTTCCACAACCCTCGACGTAACAACCACTTCTCTGCATGCATCCCTTGGCCATATGGCCTATTTTGAAACAGTTCTCACATAACCTCGCATCGCGAACGATCCTAATACGATCGCTGTACGATTTGTTCTTAAATTGTTCGCAGTTCCACAGCTGGTGCATACCATGGCAAACTAGACACCGGAGACCGGTGCTCTGAATCCCCCTTGGGTCGCATAGGTAGTCATTTTTGCTCCGGGATTTGAAGATTTGTTTCTTGGATTGCCCTTTTCTTTGTCGTTAGTTAATGCACCTCCAAAAACTGGATTGTTGGCCACTCGCGCCTTAGTAGTGACAAACTGGGAAATGTGATGAATTCTCGGTCGCTGACCGGTTTGCTGGATATTGTCTGCGATCTCAAGCCACTTCGTTTTCAGGTGAAAGGGGAGCCTGTCAACTATTCTTCTCAGATTATCGGCGCTGTTAATCTCGTCTAAGTACCCTATTGATTCGAATGCGTTCTGGCAATCCCTCAGCTGATCTGCAAAGGCCAGTAGTCCCTTTTGGTCATAAGGCTTCACGGGTGGACCATGAGTTATTTGGTTTAAGTGGGCTACGGCAATCTTGAATGGATGCCCAAAACGATCTTGCAGCAGGGCACGTGCAGTCTGGTATCCAAATGCAGGATCCATTGAAACACAGCTCTTGATAGCATTTCTAGCTGCTCCCGTACAGTACTGAAGAAGAAATGACAACTTCTCATTCTCATCGGACGCATTTTTCTCGATATTGCTCTCAAAGGAGCGAATAAAGTTCCAAAACTCAAGCGGATTTCCATCAAACGTGCTGAGTTCAGGTTTAGGTAAGGCAAACCCTTGCCTAATCGTTGACGCCACAGATTGAAACGTTTGCTGTTGGAGCTGTATCATTTGCTGTCGCTGCTGCAGTAACTGCTGAAACCTTGCCTCGGGCGGAGAAACCTCATTGCAAGATCTAGTTGATGGAGCCTCACAGCGATTCGGTACTCGCGTCCACACAGGAGCAGCCGGATTCAAAGTGACACTTGTACCCGGTAAAGGTGCAGACATTTTCTCTTCTTTGGCGTCTGCAATCAAGTAAACCGACTCATAAGCCCTTTCTGGCTCAAATAGTGACTTGTCCTCGGTAACCTGGGAAGGATCCACAATTTGTTCTACGCCATCTTCCTCCTCTAAGATATGGGCCCTTAGGGTGGCTCGCTCAACTTCATTCTCTGCTTCTAGGATCTCCTGCTCTCGCTGTACGGCATCCCTTTTCTGTTGCAGTTCTATCTTCTTCTTGAGTTGATTCAACTTTAGTTTAGCGATGGCCCTTTCTGCCTTAGCTACTTTTATTTTTACACTCAAGCGCGAATCCATGCTAGAACCAGAGTGATGACTTTTATTCGAAGTCAACGAGAGTCCATGCTGGCTTACAGAATCACTCGGTAGAACATCAGAACACGTCTCCTCGTTCCAGACACTAGTTAACCACTTGTTAACACGCTCACAAAACTCGTGCTTCCTCTGGAGTTCGGAGTCAAAACCACTTATTGTTACTTGCAGCTCTTCGGAATCATCTATGGCATCAATGTACATGATGTGTGCCTGCTCAAATTTAGTAAACGCTAACTCCAAAGCTCTAAGTTTCTCTTCGATAAGAATGACATTTCTGCGACGCCTCAGCAAAGGCTCGATATCCTGATAAATTCTGGTCAAATGACCCTTGTATGCGGAACGCGAATCTTTCAAGGCACTCTTTTCCTTCGTCGGAACTTCCTGAGTTGGCATATTGCCACTTGCACAAACACCGTCAACCACCGAACTGGCATCCATCGTCTTCAAACGAGTCGaacgaacacagtttttgaatgAATGAACGGTCGTAAATCCTTGTTGCTCGCATTTAAACAccactttttgaatacgctatTTAATTCTTGCAACTGCATGCGATTCAACTGAAAAAGATACTGATAAACGATTACATAAATTATTCTAAAGGTAATGAACAGAAAAGCGCAACGGAAAACACGAGACAAATACTTACAAACTGTGATGCGAATTGAGATACGCCAGAAGGCTGCCGAGAACGGTGAAAACAGAGACTAACGCAAATCTAGAACTTTAGAAGGATAATGTAACGACCGAACTTGGAAGAGAAAATTATGCGTAATAACGCCGAAACAAACTTATATACCTGCAAATGAACGTGCAAAAAAGACTACAGGGAATAATTACGGTATACTAGTTAACACCTAGACAGAATTACAACGCATACACGCAGCAATACACACCTGACAACGAACAACGCAATCAACACGTAAAAATTTCCTATTCTAGTTGCTACATGGGGTTTAGAAAGAAAACAGGGCCCATGTATATGGGGcattatcacattttttttctacTCCAAGGCTAATGCCCCATActtccccggggtgggggttTTAATTGACAGGTGCATTATtggcttgaaatgtcggtgtgggttacatcccaaactgaaagagttattgtactctaaaaaatagtggCATTGAGTAAGAGTTTTGCACTatcaaagaatagtatttcgtcctcttactgttgtctgctactagccgccagcatgggaacaacaataccggtcaaggatcggctgtcacaacaattttgtgaaagtcaaggatgcattttcaggtgtgcgagggcgattttggaatacgatgcttatgatgttttacttaaatgtgttttacttgctaacattaaaacaagttgttggacagtacaagtcgtgtaatgaggtgatgttttggtttgcacaaatgatgtgctacaatgtttatatcccattgcttataaggcaagcaaatgatgtggaggaaaatccaggtcctacaatgcTTGACATCATtcatccaacaaccactgtgtccgctgactctagtcaaggaaatgaagcaacctttggtgtgaatctggaagcaatgtgtagcaatgtcacatactgctatgatataccaccaaatacaagatattagtttgtgggctaattctactttgaacaatattttggttattggaaataatctatacagttctataacatgttctgtgcaaacaaatgactatttgctgataACCGATGttcatcatcacctgtatttttaggtattgctaatgctgtgtgtaccatcaatgtttattactgctactccagtagatgctgctagtaacactgttggaatctcaggattcattggagcatgtctataggtttttactacagtgttttaatcaaatggcttttcctagcaccaccacctccagttataaacaaataaactggttcaacattttgtgacttcagactgttgaggttttcattttatttctagtccatgaaagcaccctgttgtaagctttaggttgcgttttttattatgtaatgatctacacgtaactgatcgacgtaattgttcatcagatatttctcttggctgtttatacattgttactggtgatggactgatttccagtagtgtggggatttgcaccaagctctgagagtacttgttcattgaacgcctcatctagtgatgattcatcttagaattctagttgaatttcagcattcttttgatcatttataagatcatatgaatgtatgacagtgccatgcttgtttcttagccaatctagtgcttctgttactggtaaatagctgatagagatcatgtagcgtgcagcaagagttgtctaaactgtgcaaatggctttaagagaaattttagtggcaagtcatcaatgtaaaattctgaagaggtctgaaatttgaagcatacttaaggaactcatttcactgctgcattgttatggcaaattttgaaccaatcacgcatggtaaaagtgagaccgtagtaccaaattctgtaagggctgaatggagttaagctgagcataagaccccaagtacgcattgcggacttATTTTTGTTAATGCATGCAAAATTGATGTATTCATCGAATAgtacatttgcatgatgacgtaACGCGCGCTGTGCATTATGGTTTTAGTAGTAAAGAGAGTTTTAAAAATGGCGTCTGGAAGTAGCGAAGCTGGAGGATTTACTTGCTGTGTTCCGGGCTGCTACAACAATTCGAAGAAACATAAAGGGAAGTTTTCATTTTATAATTTCCCAGGTGACCAAAATTTAAGAAGGCAATGGCTTCATAACATTTCCAGGAAAGATTTTCGTCCAACTACGGGTCATCGTGTGTGCAGTGCTCACTTCGAAGGGGGCTCCAAAACCTACCAAAACAATGTGCCAACTGTATTTCCTCTACAAAAGTCTCACCCTAAAGTGATAAAAACACCAAGAAGACTACTTGTTCGCCACAAAGAAGAGGAAATACAAGAAGAGACTGAGGAAAATGAGCCGATGTGTCCGGAGGAGAATCAAATCGATAGTACCAATCACTGTAACAATGAACCCTCTCTTGAAGACAAGATTATTgaactcagacaacaagttgcagcACTTGAATCGCGGAATTCTAAATTAGAATTCGAATTAAGATTTGGACTGGAAAAATTCAAGTCTTTGGATGACGATATGCAGTATTATACTGGAATGGAAAACTATTCACAGTTTAAGGCTCTCTATGATTTTCTTGATGGGGGTGTGAACGCCTGTTCAAGACTGAACTACTGGGGTTCAAACAACTCGAACCTTCAACTAGACAGCTTGGAAAAGCGAGGTAAAAAACGCACTCTTCTTCCGATTGATGAACTTTTTTTGACCATGGCACGACTAAGAGTAAATATATCTGAAAAGGTTCTTTCTGACTGGTATAAAATCAGTGTCAGTGAGGTGTCTAGGATATTTATAACATGGGTCAATTTCATGTTCACCCGATTTATGCAGCTACCAATCTGGGCATCAAAGGAAACAGTAGAGAAAACAATGCCTGACTGTTTCAAATTTGACTATCCTCTTACGCGTGTAATCTTAGACTGTACTGAGATTTTCATTGAGAAGCCTTCATGCTTTAGAGCACAGTCAGCAACTTATTCATCCTATAAATCTCACAACACCGCAAAAGGGCTGGTAGGAATTTCTCCACAAGGTGCAGTGACTTTTATTTCTGATTTATTTGGAGGCCATGCAAGTGACAGGCAGATTGTTGTGTCATCTGGGATACTAGATTTACTTGAACCAGGAGACTCCGTAATGGCTGACAGGGGATTTGAGATTCAAGATTTGTTGGTTTCGAAAAAAGCTTCGTTAAATATCCCCCCATTCATGAGATGCAAGGATCAGTTGGATCCAGATGAGGAAGATGAAACAAGACAAATTGCTTCAGTGCGCATTCATGTAGAGAGGGCAattgaaagaattaaaaacTTCAATATTTTGAGACAAATCATTCCCAATACTATGGCTGAAGATATAAATAAAATATGGAAAGTATGTGCCATTTTAACTAATTTTAAAGGTCCCCTAGTTCTTTAGCCATGGTGTTACATTAAGATAAGAACAGAAGCAAAGCAAGACAATAGAATGTATTGCATGGGTGTGTATATTCTCTGAATactaatacatgtagttgttttaGTCATTGCTCAAGTTACATGTACTATACTCTCTAGCAATCTGATTTACTTGGCTAAGGAATTTAAAGTCCAGTTGTTTGTACTAATATACTTCCTGTAAGTTAGGATGTTTATCTCACTTCTTGTAACAATACACTGTGGGATGAagtggttttccttttttgattCTCTTGGTGATAATCTCAGGTACTACAGCATGTAAACAAAAATCTAATAAGTTACGTTTAAGATCATTCCAATAAATTGGGTCAAAGTAAATTCTTTCAATATGCAAATCCTCCATATTTCTGTAGTAACAATAGACTGCCAAATCAGACCATTGCCTTCCTGAAATACCCATACCTCCTTGTATTTGGGCATAGTAATGATGACGAGTTTTTAGCTTGAGTCCATTACTGGTTATTTGAAGGCATGAGTCTTTTGCATGCTTAGCAATGAAATGTAATAAATTGTCCTCAATTTTCTGTTGTGTACATAATCTGCTGGGAAATTGTTTATATTTCATTTCAAGATTTCCAACTGGACTGTGCTTTGCTGTGGGGTCATAAACTTCACCATCAATACTAGCTGCAAGCAAAGGGTTTTTTCTGTCAATGATCAATCCTTTTTCAGATACCTTTATTCTAGTGTGGCCAGTTTCAAGTTGCTTGG
This genomic interval carries:
- the LOC137980785 gene encoding uncharacterized protein, with the translated sequence MASGSSEAGGFTCCVPGCYNNSKKHKGKFSFYNFPGDQNLRRQWLHNISRKDFRPTTGHRVCSAHFEGGSKTYQNNVPTVFPLQKSHPKVIKTPRRLLVRHKEEEIQEETEENEPMCPEENQIDSTNHCNNEPSLEDKIIELRQQVAALESRNSKLEFELRFGLEKFKSLDDDMQYYTGMENYSQFKALYDFLDGGVNACSRLNYWGSNNSNLQLDSLEKRGKKRTLLPIDELFLTMARLRVNISEKVLSDWYKISVSEVSRIFITWVNFMFTRFMQLPIWASKETVEKTMPDCFKFDYPLTRVILDCTEIFIEKPSCFRAQSATYSSYKSHNTAKGLVGISPQGAVTFISDLFGGHASDRQIVVSSGILDLLEPGDSVMADRGFEIQDLLVSKKASLNIPPFMRCKDQLDPDEEDETRQIASVRIHVERAIERIKNFNILRQIIPNTMAEDINKIWKVCAILTNFKGPLVL